Proteins encoded by one window of Coprothermobacter sp.:
- a CDS encoding nucleotidyl transferase AbiEii/AbiGii toxin family protein: protein MSSPRHYNDAVSFRQALEDRLRKRALSKGEDLQRLRQQVVFDRFVTRIQYDGVNRWILKGGHALELAIGSARATRDIDLALNISIGRGSDNRVTLQRMLQQAASRSAGDWLEFQVGESMMDLDGPLYGGERFPVRAMLGGRAFVTFHVDVAVGDVLLEPLRVTTGEDWFGFAGIEASPLTTTSLEQQFAEKLHAYTMLRAGTRDNSRVKDLVDMTLLLETGYLDPEGVAAAVVATFGHRNSHPTPETLPDPPVSWKKPYAAMAAACHIDVDIAAADRVGGYYRRIVTMIAATKPGTRTR, encoded by the coding sequence ATGAGCAGTCCGCGGCACTACAATGACGCGGTGTCCTTCCGCCAGGCCCTGGAGGATCGCCTCAGGAAACGGGCTCTGAGTAAAGGTGAGGATCTGCAACGCCTGCGACAGCAAGTCGTCTTTGATCGATTTGTCACGCGCATACAGTATGATGGTGTCAACAGATGGATTCTCAAGGGTGGACATGCTTTGGAACTGGCGATTGGATCCGCCCGGGCGACTCGCGACATCGATCTCGCTCTCAACATCAGTATTGGCAGAGGCTCCGACAACCGCGTAACTCTACAACGGATGCTGCAGCAGGCTGCTTCACGCTCAGCAGGTGACTGGCTCGAGTTTCAAGTGGGGGAGTCGATGATGGACCTCGACGGCCCGCTCTACGGCGGCGAGAGGTTCCCTGTTCGCGCGATGCTCGGGGGTCGGGCCTTCGTTACCTTCCACGTCGATGTTGCCGTTGGAGACGTTCTCCTCGAACCCCTTCGCGTCACAACGGGTGAGGACTGGTTTGGCTTCGCCGGTATCGAGGCATCTCCGCTTACCACGACAAGCCTGGAACAACAGTTCGCCGAGAAACTGCATGCCTATACCATGCTCCGTGCAGGCACGCGCGACAACAGCCGCGTCAAGGACCTCGTCGACATGACACTGCTCCTCGAGACGGGGTACTTGGATCCTGAAGGTGTCGCTGCAGCAGTGGTAGCCACGTTTGGCCACAGAAACAGCCATCCGACCCCCGAGACACTCCCGGACCCGCCGGTGTCCTGGAAGAAGCCATATGCAGCTATGGCCGCAGCATGTCACATTGATGTCGACATTGCTGCTGCCGATCGCGTTGGAGGTTACTATCGACGAATTGTCACGATGATCGCGGCAACAAAACCTGGCACTCGAACTCGGTGA
- a CDS encoding phosphohydrolase: protein MSPELLLEQTISGGMREGIVGALLEVLERTDNFTLTHSYRVAQLAVPMGVALHLSEDDLETLRVAALLHDLGKAFIPAQILLKQDFLTEEEFAIMRKHPEYGSAVIGRVPGFSDVCDIVASHHERYDGAGYPHGTAGADIPMGGRILAVADSFDAMVTARVYRHGAQPDMAAAEAARCAGSQFDPVAVEAFLATTHFIGARHGEKSTAQRE from the coding sequence ATGAGCCCTGAACTGCTGCTCGAACAGACAATCAGCGGGGGCATGAGAGAAGGCATTGTGGGAGCACTGCTGGAGGTGCTCGAGCGTACGGACAACTTTACGCTTACGCATTCCTATCGTGTTGCCCAGCTTGCCGTCCCCATGGGGGTCGCACTTCATCTGTCCGAGGACGACCTCGAAACCCTTCGCGTTGCGGCGTTGCTTCATGATCTGGGCAAAGCCTTCATCCCTGCGCAGATCCTGCTCAAACAGGACTTCCTCACCGAAGAGGAGTTCGCCATCATGCGCAAGCACCCCGAATACGGTTCTGCCGTCATTGGGAGAGTCCCCGGCTTTTCCGATGTGTGCGACATCGTCGCGTCTCATCATGAACGGTACGACGGTGCAGGCTATCCTCATGGAACAGCCGGCGCGGACATCCCGATGGGTGGACGCATCCTGGCGGTGGCTGATTCATTCGACGCCATGGTGACTGCGCGCGTGTATCGACATGGCGCCCAGCCCGACATGGCTGCGGCGGAAGCGGCGAGGTGCGCCGGATCGCAATTCGACCCGGTTGCCGTCGAAGCCTTTCTGGCCACAACGCACTTCATAGGAGCCCGTCATGGCGAGAAGAGTACAGCGCAGCGAGAATGA
- a CDS encoding pseudouridine-5-phosphate glycosidase has protein sequence MARRVQRSENDQLTGHKIGNSVTKGFAEGTRRGEARPEEFVIAEEVQEALRKGAPVVALESAIITHGMPYPVNLELAQELEAIVRKGGAVPATTALVSGKIRVGLSKSELEMLARAKWVKKIGPRDIPVAVAMGFSGGTTVAASLNIADAAGIRVFVTGGIGGVHRGVSEILDISQDLPVIGRARCITVCAGAKSILDLRNTLEYLETMSVLVLGYQTDTLPAFYVRDSGIPLEHRVESASDIASIVEARDRLKLETGILVTNPIAEGDQVDPAKHEKILQAALKKAAEEGVEGKAMTPYILAYMQKNLPGVIEANIALIKSNVALGTQIATLLSHR, from the coding sequence ATGGCGAGAAGAGTACAGCGCAGCGAGAATGACCAGCTGACCGGGCACAAGATCGGCAACAGCGTCACCAAAGGGTTTGCCGAGGGAACCAGGCGCGGTGAGGCACGTCCCGAGGAGTTCGTCATCGCCGAGGAAGTCCAGGAGGCTCTCCGCAAGGGAGCACCGGTCGTCGCCCTCGAATCTGCCATCATCACCCATGGCATGCCGTACCCAGTCAACCTCGAGCTGGCACAGGAGCTCGAAGCCATCGTCCGCAAGGGTGGAGCCGTCCCCGCCACGACTGCCCTGGTCTCGGGCAAGATCCGTGTAGGTCTCTCCAAGTCTGAACTCGAGATGCTCGCCCGGGCCAAGTGGGTCAAGAAGATCGGACCCCGCGACATCCCCGTCGCTGTCGCCATGGGATTCAGCGGGGGCACGACCGTCGCTGCGTCGCTGAACATCGCCGACGCCGCAGGTATCCGCGTCTTTGTCACCGGTGGCATCGGGGGCGTCCACCGTGGCGTGAGCGAGATCCTCGATATCTCTCAGGACCTGCCCGTCATCGGGCGGGCTCGGTGCATCACCGTGTGCGCGGGCGCCAAGTCCATCCTCGACCTGAGGAACACCCTGGAGTACCTCGAAACGATGTCCGTCCTCGTCCTGGGTTACCAGACCGACACCCTGCCCGCCTTCTACGTGCGCGACTCCGGCATCCCGCTCGAGCACCGCGTCGAGAGCGCGTCGGACATCGCCTCCATCGTGGAGGCACGCGACCGCCTCAAGCTCGAGACCGGGATCCTCGTCACGAACCCGATCGCCGAGGGTGACCAGGTCGATCCAGCAAAGCACGAGAAGATCCTGCAGGCAGCGCTCAAGAAGGCTGCGGAAGAGGGTGTCGAGGGCAAGGCGATGACGCCGTACATCCTGGCCTACATGCAGAAGAACCTGCCCGGCGTCATCGAGGCCAACATCGCGCTGATCAAGAGCAACGTCGCGCTGGGAACGCAGATCGCCACCCTGCTGAGCCACCGCTGA